The following proteins come from a genomic window of Pseudomonas putida:
- a CDS encoding DUF2333 family protein, protein MLDWKNREAKAEPRERVDGRGAAARSYVGGLWSRALGTLIGLYLLVCIGLGWYWSQEPELFPVQQNAQAAAERNGQQMVIGYTTIETLKTVAGTLLNKPGGYISNDRFPPGLWMDNMPSWEYGVLVQVRDLSRALRKDFARSQSQSTEDADLAKAEPRFNFDNKSWILPSSESEFEEGIKSLARYQTRLAAGDKGAIFYTRADNLNNWLGDVATRLGSLSQRLSASVGRVKLNTTLKTESVVAGQAPQVDEEVVETPWLQIDNVFYEARGQAWALSHLLRAIEVDFADVLAKKNATVSVRQIIRELEASQEALWSPMVLNGSGFGMWANHSLVMANYISRANAAVIDLRQLLSQG, encoded by the coding sequence ATGCTGGACTGGAAAAACCGCGAGGCCAAGGCCGAGCCCCGTGAGCGTGTCGATGGCCGCGGTGCTGCCGCCCGTAGCTATGTGGGTGGCCTCTGGAGCCGAGCCCTGGGAACCCTGATCGGGTTGTACCTGCTGGTCTGCATCGGCCTGGGCTGGTACTGGAGCCAGGAACCGGAGCTGTTCCCGGTGCAGCAGAACGCCCAGGCAGCAGCCGAGCGCAATGGCCAGCAGATGGTGATTGGTTACACCACCATCGAAACGCTCAAGACGGTAGCCGGTACTCTGCTGAACAAGCCGGGCGGCTACATCTCCAACGACCGCTTCCCGCCGGGGCTGTGGATGGACAACATGCCGAGCTGGGAATACGGCGTGCTGGTCCAGGTGCGTGACCTGTCCCGCGCTTTGCGCAAAGACTTCGCCCGCTCGCAGTCGCAGTCCACCGAGGACGCCGACCTGGCCAAGGCCGAGCCGCGTTTCAACTTCGACAACAAGAGCTGGATTCTCCCATCCAGTGAGTCGGAGTTCGAAGAGGGCATCAAATCGCTCGCCCGCTACCAGACCCGCCTGGCTGCAGGCGACAAGGGTGCGATCTTCTACACTCGTGCCGACAACCTGAACAACTGGCTGGGCGATGTCGCCACCCGTCTGGGCTCGCTGTCGCAGCGCCTGTCGGCAAGCGTCGGCCGGGTCAAGCTCAATACCACCCTGAAGACCGAGTCGGTGGTTGCTGGCCAGGCGCCGCAGGTGGACGAGGAGGTGGTGGAAACGCCTTGGCTGCAGATCGACAACGTATTCTACGAAGCCCGTGGCCAAGCCTGGGCGCTGTCGCACCTGCTGCGTGCCATCGAAGTGGACTTTGCTGACGTGCTGGCGAAAAAGAATGCCACCGTCAGCGTGCGCCAGATCATTCGTGAGCTCGAGGCCTCGCAGGAGGCATTGTGGAGCCCCATGGTGCTCAACGGCAGCGGCTTCGGCATGTGGGCCAACCACTCGCTGGTCATGGCCAACTATATTTCGCGGGCCAATGCGGCGGTCATCGACCTGCGTCAACTGCTGTCGCAGGGTTGA
- a CDS encoding protein-disulfide reductase DsbD, whose translation MRRLFFLLFLLLASPAFATGLLDNRPSATLGAASLSNSADFLPVHEAFKLSLVQADAHTIKLRFLATDGYYLYRHRFQFRSEPADIALGSPNIPKGEAKHDEFFGDVEVYHGVLDIELPRTDTRAFTLLVGYQGCADKGLCYPPETARLSIDGAGGSTADAPATVSEQGWTWKSLLLFFLAGVGLTFTPCVLPMLPILSGVVLRGQVGGLRGLALSLAYVLAMAASFALLGALMGLFGAGLNLQARLQSAWVLVPFALFFVLFALAMFGLFELKLPQALSTRLDTLAHRTKGGSLLGAAVLGVLSSLLVSPCVSAPLAGALLYISASGDALGGALKLFVLGLGMGAPLLLVATGGAAWLPKSGPWLNTVKNAIGVLLLGLAIGLLSRVLPGPATLLLVGFLSVGVAVFLGALEFVVKAPRQRLAQLLGLALLVYGLACWYGALNGQGDPLRPLPAPAPTTSGSGPTASVDAWQTVTAPAALDAALAEAKAAGQPVLLDWYADWCISCKVIEREVLNAAQVQPQLGAFKLLRFDITESNAEQRTLLDRYQLFGPPALLFFAANGSEMTTDRVIGEINAAEFAGVLARVRGKLGL comes from the coding sequence ATGCGCCGCCTGTTTTTCCTGCTGTTCCTGCTGCTGGCCAGCCCTGCCTTCGCCACGGGCCTGCTCGACAACCGCCCCAGCGCCACACTCGGCGCCGCCTCGCTGAGCAACAGCGCAGACTTTTTGCCCGTACACGAAGCCTTCAAGCTCAGTTTGGTCCAAGCCGATGCGCACACCATCAAGCTGCGCTTCCTCGCCACCGACGGCTATTACCTCTACCGCCATCGCTTCCAGTTCCGCAGCGAACCGGCAGACATCGCCCTGGGTTCGCCGAACATACCCAAGGGCGAGGCCAAGCACGATGAGTTCTTCGGCGACGTCGAGGTCTACCATGGCGTGCTCGACATCGAACTGCCGCGCACCGACACACGCGCATTCACCTTGCTAGTCGGCTACCAGGGCTGTGCCGACAAGGGCCTGTGCTACCCACCAGAGACCGCGCGCCTGAGCATCGACGGCGCAGGGGGTAGCACAGCCGACGCCCCCGCGACGGTCAGCGAACAAGGCTGGACTTGGAAATCATTGCTACTGTTCTTCCTCGCCGGGGTCGGCCTGACCTTCACTCCCTGCGTGTTGCCGATGCTGCCGATCCTCTCTGGCGTGGTCCTGCGTGGCCAGGTAGGCGGCCTGCGCGGCCTGGCCCTGTCGCTGGCCTATGTGCTGGCCATGGCCGCCAGTTTCGCCCTGTTGGGCGCGCTGATGGGCCTGTTCGGTGCAGGCCTGAACCTGCAGGCACGGCTGCAATCAGCTTGGGTGCTGGTGCCTTTCGCGCTGTTCTTCGTGCTGTTCGCACTGGCCATGTTCGGCCTGTTCGAACTTAAACTGCCACAGGCCTTGAGCACTCGCCTGGACACGCTCGCGCACCGCACCAAGGGCGGCTCGCTGCTGGGCGCAGCAGTGCTGGGCGTGCTGTCCAGCCTGCTGGTTTCGCCGTGCGTCTCGGCACCACTGGCGGGCGCCTTGCTGTATATCAGTGCCAGCGGTGACGCCTTGGGCGGTGCACTCAAGTTGTTTGTCCTTGGCCTGGGCATGGGCGCGCCGTTGTTGCTGGTTGCCACGGGGGGCGCGGCCTGGCTGCCGAAGAGCGGGCCTTGGCTGAACACCGTGAAAAACGCCATTGGTGTATTGCTGCTGGGCCTCGCCATCGGCCTGCTCAGCCGCGTGCTACCTGGGCCGGCGACTTTGTTGCTGGTCGGTTTCCTGAGCGTAGGCGTAGCCGTGTTCCTCGGGGCGCTGGAGTTCGTGGTCAAGGCGCCACGCCAACGTCTGGCGCAACTGCTGGGCCTGGCCCTGCTGGTCTACGGCCTGGCCTGCTGGTACGGCGCCCTCAATGGCCAGGGTGACCCGCTGCGACCATTGCCTGCGCCAGCGCCTACAACCAGCGGCAGCGGCCCGACAGCCTCGGTGGATGCCTGGCAAACCGTCACTGCGCCGGCTGCACTTGACGCGGCCCTGGCCGAGGCAAAAGCTGCAGGGCAGCCGGTCTTGCTCGACTGGTACGCCGACTGGTGCATCAGCTGCAAAGTCATCGAGCGTGAAGTACTCAACGCAGCGCAGGTCCAACCGCAACTGGGCGCATTCAAGTTGCTGCGTTTCGACATCACCGAAAGCAACGCCGAGCAACGTACCCTGCTCGACCGCTATCAGCTGTTCGGCCCGCCCGCGCTGTTGTTCTTTGCCGCGAACGGCAGCGAAATGACCACCGATCGGGTCATTGGCGAGATAAACGCCGCCGAATTTGCGGGTGTTCTGGCGCGCGTGCGCGGCAAACTCGGTCTATAA
- a CDS encoding translation initiation factor Sui1, producing the protein MAKKASSFSALGGLVFSTDAGRHCPDCSQPVDACICKQQTIPEGDGIARVRRESKGRGGKTVTTVTGVPLPPDQLKELATTLKRRCGTGGALKDGVIEIQGDHVELLIGELTKQGFKAKKSGG; encoded by the coding sequence GTGGCCAAGAAAGCTTCTTCCTTTTCCGCCCTTGGCGGTCTCGTGTTCTCCACCGACGCCGGTCGGCACTGCCCCGACTGTAGCCAGCCGGTGGATGCCTGCATCTGCAAGCAGCAAACCATCCCCGAAGGCGACGGCATCGCCCGTGTTCGCCGTGAGAGCAAAGGCCGTGGCGGCAAGACCGTGACCACTGTCACCGGCGTGCCGCTGCCGCCAGACCAGCTCAAGGAGCTGGCCACCACCCTCAAGCGCCGCTGCGGTACCGGTGGTGCCCTGAAGGACGGGGTTATCGAGATCCAGGGCGACCATGTCGAGCTGTTGATCGGCGAGCTGACCAAACAGGGTTTCAAGGCGAAAAAGTCCGGGGGCTGA
- a CDS encoding NUDIX hydrolase yields the protein MAISPNEAAHRAASDRELVAWVDEADQVLGALPRAELRGRGLIGRCTFILLFNGAGELCVHRRTLSKALYPGYWDVAAGGMVAAGEAYADSAARELAEELGIEGAELRFHERFYFDQPDNRLWCAVYSAVSDAPLRLQPEEVSEARFISLAQAEAESLSKPYCPDSLAALQRYKVSLG from the coding sequence ATGGCAATAAGCCCTAACGAGGCCGCCCACCGGGCGGCTTCCGACCGCGAACTGGTCGCCTGGGTGGACGAAGCCGACCAGGTGCTTGGAGCGCTGCCCAGGGCTGAGCTTCGCGGGCGTGGTCTGATTGGCCGTTGTACCTTCATTCTGCTGTTCAATGGCGCCGGTGAGCTGTGCGTACACCGGCGTACTTTGAGCAAGGCGCTGTATCCGGGCTATTGGGATGTGGCCGCAGGCGGCATGGTGGCGGCGGGGGAGGCGTATGCCGACTCGGCGGCCCGTGAGCTGGCCGAGGAGTTGGGCATCGAGGGCGCCGAGTTGCGTTTCCACGAACGGTTCTACTTCGACCAGCCCGACAACCGGTTGTGGTGCGCGGTGTATTCGGCTGTGTCGGACGCGCCTCTGCGGTTGCAGCCTGAAGAGGTGAGCGAGGCGAGGTTCATCAGCCTCGCCCAAGCTGAGGCAGAAAGCCTCAGCAAGCCCTACTGTCCGGACTCGCTGGCGGCGCTGCAGCGGTACAAGGTCAGTCTTGGCTAA
- a CDS encoding methyl-accepting chemotaxis protein: MERYLGLSQQFQNQAARNIQAYLGSGDALRHAAALEANQQLEQALADWPEELAGQLRPSLDTLQAFTANELLAAGKLAGDPQALLLQAERELGANFEQLSGYARDSASSDASRYLPPLLDASVHLGRLSLARDKLVSSGRAELADEVERELQLIRAQAQVIDNLPLLGVTRAAESNADDFAAMMGLETQAAGQQEDVAVGLKRELQSLLSRYPGELQRTREQIERRTTLAASTNERLDAVQKAIASLEPEVRGQHARIASEVRLIQGLMIGLILLIALLIDTLQRRLTRTLTGLAPALSQWAEGDFAAPIALGKTNRELHDIQESLNRLRQYLVELVGTIRHNAELVAGSSHALAGMSAALHDGAERQAGDTGQIRDALGELEATILQVAGDASSAADASRDAGRAVEQGQTVIGQSLGGLRTLVDEVQGNARMIEQLAEESATIGGVLTVIRSIAEQTNLLALNAAIEAARAGEMGRGFAVVADEVRSLAQRTTGATGEIQALIDRLQQAARESVTGMRAQLEHAQATADQAQAADGALDEIVNAIRTIADTAVRIADVTAQQSDAVSEIRGHSERIHELGEDNLQRIGEGREQGEQLLTLGGELNRAVRAFRL, from the coding sequence ATGGAACGCTACCTGGGCCTGTCGCAGCAGTTCCAGAACCAGGCCGCGCGCAACATCCAGGCTTATCTTGGCAGCGGTGACGCCCTGCGCCATGCGGCGGCGCTGGAGGCCAACCAACAACTTGAGCAGGCACTGGCCGACTGGCCTGAAGAGCTGGCCGGCCAATTGCGCCCAAGCCTCGATACCCTGCAAGCCTTCACAGCCAACGAGCTGCTCGCGGCCGGCAAGCTGGCCGGCGACCCTCAAGCCCTGCTGTTGCAGGCCGAACGTGAGCTAGGCGCCAATTTCGAACAACTGTCCGGCTATGCCCGTGACAGCGCCAGCAGCGACGCGAGCCGTTATCTGCCGCCATTGCTCGACGCCAGCGTACACCTGGGCCGCCTGTCGCTGGCCCGTGACAAACTGGTCAGCAGCGGCCGCGCCGAGCTGGCCGACGAGGTGGAGCGCGAGCTGCAACTGATCCGCGCACAGGCTCAGGTCATCGACAACCTGCCGTTGCTGGGCGTGACCCGCGCCGCCGAATCCAACGCCGATGATTTCGCTGCCATGATGGGCCTGGAAACGCAGGCAGCCGGACAACAGGAAGACGTAGCCGTTGGCCTCAAGCGCGAACTGCAGAGCCTGCTCAGCCGCTACCCTGGCGAACTGCAACGCACCCGCGAACAGATCGAGCGGCGCACAACGCTGGCCGCCAGCACCAACGAACGGCTCGACGCCGTGCAAAAAGCCATCGCCAGCCTTGAGCCTGAAGTGCGGGGCCAGCACGCCCGTATCGCCAGCGAAGTGCGCCTTATCCAGGGCCTGATGATCGGCCTGATCCTGCTGATCGCCCTACTCATCGACACATTGCAGCGGCGGCTGACGCGTACCCTGACCGGTCTGGCCCCGGCCCTGTCGCAATGGGCCGAAGGTGATTTCGCCGCCCCCATCGCCCTGGGCAAGACCAACCGCGAGCTGCACGACATCCAGGAATCGCTCAACCGCCTGCGCCAGTACTTGGTGGAGCTGGTCGGCACCATCCGCCACAACGCCGAACTGGTGGCCGGCAGCAGCCACGCACTGGCCGGCATGAGCGCCGCCCTGCATGACGGCGCAGAGCGCCAGGCCGGTGACACCGGACAGATACGCGATGCGCTGGGCGAACTGGAAGCCACCATTTTGCAGGTGGCCGGTGATGCCAGCTCCGCGGCCGATGCCAGCCGCGATGCTGGCCGCGCCGTTGAGCAAGGCCAGACGGTGATCGGCCAGAGCCTCGGCGGGCTGCGTACGCTGGTCGATGAGGTGCAGGGCAATGCACGCATGATCGAACAGCTGGCCGAGGAGTCGGCCACCATCGGCGGTGTGCTCACCGTGATCAGATCGATCGCCGAGCAGACCAACCTTCTGGCATTGAACGCCGCCATCGAGGCCGCCCGCGCGGGGGAAATGGGCCGCGGCTTTGCCGTGGTTGCAGACGAAGTACGCTCGCTGGCACAACGCACCACAGGCGCCACTGGCGAGATCCAGGCCTTGATCGACCGGCTGCAGCAGGCGGCACGGGAGTCGGTGACAGGTATGCGGGCGCAACTGGAGCATGCGCAAGCCACAGCTGACCAGGCTCAGGCTGCAGATGGCGCGCTCGATGAGATCGTCAACGCGATCCGCACCATTGCCGATACCGCAGTGCGCATTGCCGACGTCACGGCGCAGCAGAGTGATGCGGTGAGTGAAATTCGAGGGCACAGTGAGCGGATTCATGAGCTGGGTGAAGACAACCTGCAGCGCATAGGTGAAGGGCGCGAGCAGGGCGAGCAATTGCTGACCCTTGGCGGCGAGCTGAACCGTGCGGTGCGGGCCTTCAGGCTGTGA
- a CDS encoding REP-associated tyrosine transposase — protein MDRQGNHRLRKGRHSEQGRLYLLTTVTRNRAPIFKNLPFARAAIQQLRLSDQEACCRTLAWVLMPDHLHWLIELGHGTLGELMCAFKSRSSCALYRAGADRRRIWQPGFHDRALRREQDIRAVARYIIANPIRAGLVQRAGEYSHWDCVWL, from the coding sequence ATGGACCGTCAAGGCAATCACCGTTTGCGCAAAGGCCGCCACTCGGAGCAGGGGAGGCTGTATCTATTAACAACGGTTACCCGCAATCGCGCTCCAATCTTCAAGAATCTTCCTTTCGCCCGAGCCGCCATTCAACAGTTGCGGCTAAGCGATCAGGAAGCGTGCTGTCGAACGCTAGCGTGGGTCTTGATGCCAGATCATCTGCACTGGCTGATCGAGCTAGGCCACGGAACGCTTGGCGAATTGATGTGCGCATTCAAATCTCGGAGCAGTTGCGCGCTTTATCGAGCCGGAGCTGATAGGCGTCGTATCTGGCAACCTGGCTTCCATGACCGAGCGTTACGGCGTGAGCAGGACATCAGGGCCGTTGCTCGATACATCATAGCCAACCCAATCCGTGCCGGACTGGTACAGCGTGCTGGCGAGTATTCTCACTGGGATTGTGTGTGGCTGTGA
- a CDS encoding diguanylate cyclase — translation MTQAAEPSQERLKQELDHLLQRLSRTRLRKGDQLDQLTLPPARRPVYLLLRDHERAERLAQQLEFFGLSVQPLFSVDALLASVAEQAPSAIVMDVDFSGPGCGMQLAAQAQSGLEQPIPLLFFSLHEADTPTRLAAVRAGGQAFLTGTLEASSLLEKLEIMTSTVPLEPLRVLIIDDSRTQALHTERVLGSAGMITRSLTDPIRAMAELADFQPDLIILDLYMPACSGPELAKVIRHNDRYVSVPIIYLSAEDDLDKQLDAMSEGGDDFLTKPIRSRHLITTVRNRAARARHLRSRMVRDSLTGLYNHTHILQLLEDCSFRARREGQPLSFAMLDIDHFKKINDRHGHPMGDRVIKSLALFLKQRLRKTDFIGRYGGEEFAIVMPNTALDAAHKVLDEIRRRFAEILYPAQPCDLQCTFSAGVVQLDDELDALSMASTADEALYRAKHAGRNCVVRVEP, via the coding sequence ATGACCCAAGCCGCGGAGCCGAGCCAAGAGCGCCTCAAGCAGGAGCTCGATCACCTGCTGCAACGCCTGTCGCGCACTCGTTTGCGCAAGGGCGACCAACTTGATCAGCTGACGTTGCCACCTGCCCGCAGGCCGGTGTATCTGCTGCTGCGCGACCATGAGCGTGCCGAGCGTCTGGCCCAGCAGCTGGAATTCTTCGGCCTGAGCGTGCAACCGCTGTTCAGCGTCGACGCGTTGCTGGCGTCAGTGGCCGAGCAGGCACCATCCGCCATAGTCATGGATGTCGACTTCAGCGGGCCGGGATGCGGCATGCAACTGGCGGCACAGGCGCAGTCGGGTCTGGAGCAGCCGATCCCGCTGTTGTTCTTCAGCTTGCACGAAGCCGACACGCCAACGCGCCTGGCCGCAGTACGCGCAGGTGGTCAAGCATTTCTCACCGGCACACTGGAAGCCTCCAGCCTGCTTGAGAAGCTCGAGATCATGACCAGCACCGTGCCTCTTGAACCGCTGCGCGTGCTGATTATCGACGACTCGCGCACCCAGGCACTGCACACCGAACGCGTGCTGGGCAGCGCCGGCATGATCACCCGCAGCCTGACCGACCCGATCCGCGCCATGGCCGAGTTGGCCGACTTCCAGCCCGACCTGATCATTCTCGACCTGTACATGCCAGCCTGCTCGGGCCCGGAACTGGCCAAGGTGATCCGCCACAACGACCGCTACGTCAGCGTACCCATCATCTACCTGTCCGCGGAGGACGACCTGGACAAACAGCTCGATGCCATGAGCGAGGGCGGCGACGACTTTCTGACCAAACCTATCCGCTCGCGACACCTGATCACCACTGTGCGCAACCGCGCTGCCCGTGCGCGCCACCTCAGGTCGCGCATGGTCCGCGACAGCCTTACCGGCCTGTACAACCACACGCACATCCTGCAACTGCTGGAAGACTGTAGCTTTCGCGCCCGTCGCGAGGGCCAGCCGCTCAGCTTCGCCATGCTCGACATCGACCACTTCAAGAAGATCAACGACCGCCATGGCCACCCCATGGGCGACCGGGTCATCAAGAGCCTGGCACTGTTTCTCAAGCAACGGCTGCGCAAGACCGACTTCATCGGCCGCTATGGCGGCGAGGAATTCGCCATCGTCATGCCCAACACCGCACTGGATGCCGCGCACAAGGTGCTCGACGAGATTCGCCGGCGCTTCGCCGAAATCCTATACCCGGCACAACCCTGCGACCTGCAGTGCACTTTCAGTGCCGGGGTAGTGCAGCTGGACGATGAGCTCGATGCGTTGAGCATGGCCAGCACCGCAGATGAGGCGCTGTATCGGGCCAAGCATGCGGGACGCAACTGTGTGGTGCGGGTCGAGCCTTAG
- the speA gene encoding arginine decarboxylase codes for MSVRRTRKDDGSQWTVADSRSVYGIRHWGAGYFAINEAGRVEVRPNGPQSAPIDLFEQVDELRQSGLSLPLLVRFPDILQDRVRQLTGAFDANIARLEYQSQYTALYPIKVNQQEAVVENIIATQNVSIGLEAGSKPELLAVLALAPKGGTIVCNGYKDREFIRLALMGQKLGHNVFIVIEKESEVALVIEEAAELKVKPQVGLRVRLSSLASSKWADTGGEKSKFGLSAAQLISVVQRFRDAGLDQGIRLLHFHMGSQIANLADYQHGFKEAIRYYGELRALGLPVDHIDVGGGLGVDYDGTHSRNASSINYDMDDYAGVVVGMLKEFCDAQGLPHPHIFSESGRSLTAHHAMLVIQVTDVEKHNDDVPTIENKESLPETVQWLADLLGPTDIEMVTETYWRATHYMGDVAAQYADGKISLAEKALAEQCYFAVCRRLHNSLKARQRSHRQVLDELNDKLADKYICNFSVFQSLPDTWAIGQVLPIIPLHRLDEEPLRRAVLQDLTCDSDGKINQYVDEQSIETSMPVHSLKDGEDYLLGVFLVGAYQEILGDMHNLFGDTDSVNIYQNADGSVFHAGIETHDTIEDMLRYVHLSPEELMTHYRDKVASAKISARERTQFLDALRLGLTRSSYLSS; via the coding sequence ATGTCCGTACGACGCACACGCAAAGACGATGGTAGCCAATGGACCGTGGCCGACAGCCGCAGTGTTTATGGTATCCGCCATTGGGGCGCTGGTTATTTCGCCATCAATGAGGCCGGGCGCGTCGAAGTACGCCCCAACGGCCCTCAGAGCGCGCCGATCGACTTGTTCGAGCAGGTCGATGAGCTGCGCCAGAGCGGCCTGTCGCTGCCGCTGCTGGTCCGCTTCCCCGACATTCTGCAGGACCGCGTGCGCCAGTTGACCGGTGCCTTCGATGCCAATATCGCGCGCCTTGAGTACCAGAGCCAGTACACCGCGCTGTACCCGATCAAGGTCAACCAACAGGAAGCGGTGGTAGAGAACATCATCGCCACGCAGAACGTTTCCATCGGCCTGGAAGCAGGCTCCAAGCCTGAGCTGCTGGCGGTGCTGGCGCTGGCCCCTAAGGGCGGCACCATCGTCTGCAACGGCTACAAGGACCGCGAGTTCATTCGCCTGGCGCTGATGGGCCAGAAGCTCGGCCACAATGTGTTCATCGTCATCGAGAAAGAGTCCGAAGTGGCGCTGGTTATCGAAGAGGCCGCCGAACTCAAGGTCAAGCCGCAGGTGGGGCTGCGCGTTCGCCTGTCATCGCTGGCTTCGAGCAAATGGGCAGACACCGGTGGTGAGAAGTCCAAGTTCGGCCTTTCTGCTGCCCAGCTGATTTCGGTTGTGCAGCGCTTCCGCGATGCCGGGCTGGACCAGGGCATCCGCCTGCTGCACTTCCACATGGGTTCACAGATCGCCAACCTGGCCGACTACCAGCACGGTTTCAAGGAAGCGATCCGCTACTACGGCGAGCTGCGTGCCCTGGGCCTGCCGGTCGACCATATCGACGTGGGCGGTGGCCTGGGTGTGGACTACGACGGTACCCACTCGCGCAACGCCAGTTCGATCAACTACGACATGGACGACTATGCCGGCGTGGTGGTGGGCATGCTCAAGGAGTTCTGCGACGCGCAGGGCTTGCCGCATCCGCACATTTTCTCCGAGAGTGGCCGTTCGCTGACTGCGCACCACGCCATGCTGGTGATACAGGTGACCGACGTCGAGAAACACAACGACGACGTGCCGACCATCGAGAACAAGGAAAGCCTGCCCGAGACCGTGCAGTGGCTGGCCGACCTGCTCGGCCCGACCGATATCGAGATGGTCACCGAGACCTACTGGCGCGCCACGCACTACATGGGTGACGTGGCAGCGCAATATGCCGATGGCAAGATCAGCCTGGCCGAAAAGGCCCTGGCCGAGCAGTGCTACTTCGCCGTGTGCCGTCGTCTGCACAACTCGCTCAAGGCCCGCCAGCGCTCGCACCGCCAGGTGCTGGACGAACTGAACGACAAGCTGGCCGACAAGTACATCTGCAACTTCTCGGTGTTCCAGAGCCTGCCGGACACCTGGGCCATCGGCCAGGTGCTGCCGATCATCCCGTTGCACCGCCTGGACGAAGAGCCGCTGCGCCGTGCAGTGCTGCAGGACCTGACCTGCGACTCCGACGGCAAGATCAACCAGTACGTCGACGAGCAGAGCATCGAGACCAGCATGCCGGTGCACTCGCTCAAGGACGGTGAGGACTACCTGCTAGGCGTGTTCCTGGTCGGTGCCTACCAGGAAATCCTCGGTGACATGCACAACCTGTTCGGTGATACCGACTCGGTGAACATTTACCAGAACGCCGATGGCAGCGTGTTCCACGCCGGTATCGAGACCCACGACACCATCGAAGACATGTTGCGCTATGTGCACCTGTCGCCGGAGGAGTTGATGACCCACTACCGCGACAAGGTGGCCAGCGCCAAGATCAGCGCCCGCGAGCGTACCCAGTTCCTCGATGCATTGCGCCTGGGGCTGACCCGGTCTTCCTACCTGTCGTCGTGA
- the aroQ gene encoding type II 3-dehydroquinate dehydratase, giving the protein MATLLVLHGPNLNMLGLREPGHYGAVTLAQINQDLEQRARAAGHHLQYLQSNAEYELIDRIHAARNEGVDFILINPAAFTHTSVALRDALLSVSIPFIEVHLSNVHKREPFRHHSYFSDVAVGVICGLGASGYRLALEAALEQLAANAQP; this is encoded by the coding sequence ATGGCAACGCTACTGGTGCTTCACGGCCCCAACCTGAACATGCTCGGGCTCCGCGAACCGGGCCACTACGGCGCCGTGACCCTGGCCCAGATCAACCAGGACCTGGAGCAGCGCGCCCGCGCCGCAGGTCATCATCTGCAGTACCTGCAGAGCAATGCCGAGTACGAGCTGATCGACCGTATTCACGCCGCGCGCAACGAGGGTGTGGACTTCATCCTGATTAATCCGGCTGCTTTCACCCACACAAGCGTCGCATTACGTGACGCATTGCTTTCGGTGAGCATCCCATTCATCGAAGTGCACCTGTCCAACGTGCACAAACGCGAACCGTTCCGTCACCACTCCTACTTCTCCGATGTAGCCGTAGGGGTGATCTGCGGTCTGGGCGCCAGCGGGTATCGCCTGGCCCTGGAGGCCGCACTGGAACAACTGGCTGCCAACGCACAGCCCTGA